A genomic region of Dunckerocampus dactyliophorus isolate RoL2022-P2 chromosome 10, RoL_Ddac_1.1, whole genome shotgun sequence contains the following coding sequences:
- the LOC129188546 gene encoding uncharacterized protein LOC129188546, translating to MRSETSDTFYTEVQMTSQEAFSSMDNSCTTESLHRRIATNFGRDILLLVRSLEKATLKLADLRNHLRFNLRCRQSRLIPKCMRQASLEQGHLARKMQQNYIRKIQNLRIRRLNIEIKNKQSEVETFYQRLQTKLTHETYQEVCEFTKSGYMKHHSKTKERHKGKFQKLLLENRPQLVVNTKDGGNQTNTKENWIKNLSDRSLSETEKAVLTKGLNFSVTPKTIPTVDYITAAESAIRNNNLSRTEAGDLRLRISALLSSAKPPPSNITLGERKALAALQKDESITILPADKGRCTVVLNTLDYEGKITSLISDANTYEQLKRDPSSRYKKEIIHCLQKLEKEELIDRQMYHRLYPGEVTPCIYGLPKIHKEGFPLRPIVCSIDSTTYNVAKYVKTVLSPLVGNTDHHIENTKGFVASIKDLRLEPEETLVSYDVTSLFTSVPTSAAVSVVRKRLLEDSTLHRRTKLSADHICQLLEICLNTTYFQFRGKFYRQIHGCAMGSPVSPIVANLYMEEMEKQALTSFSGTKPRHWFRYVDDTFVIIKKQEIQSFTDHINAVDTNIKFTREDTKENQLAFLDCKVIIGKDRQLLTEVFRKATHTDQYLLFESNHPLQHKLGVIRTLQHRAEQIPTSAEGKKKETQHVQRALSTCGYPRWAFNKCQKKRVGKETQKPTEAKRRGVVVPYVAGVSEKLQRILWQHKIPTYFKPVNTLRQKLVHPKDKAPNQKQSNVVYSIHCKDEECKEHYIGETQQMLQKRLYQHRRDNASGPQSAVHLHLKATNHSFQDSEVKILAKENRWFERGVKEAIFVKQQNPSLNRNGGLRFNLDPVFSRLLRPKPTALSLANEVKAGPSQNNRC from the coding sequence atgaggagcgaaacgtccgacaccttctacacagaagtacagatgacgtctcaagaagccttttcctcgatggacaactcctgtacgactgagagcctacacagacgcattgcgaccaactttgggagagacatccttctgctggtacgtagcttagaaaaggccactcttaaattagcagatttaaggaaccacctcagatttaatcttagatgcaggcagagtaggttaatccccaaatgcatgaggcaagcgtcccttgagcaaggacacttggcaaggaaaatgcaacaaaactacatcagaaaaatacagaatttgagaattaggagacttaacatagagataaaaaataaacagtctgaagtagaaaccttctatcagagattgcaaaccaagcttacgcacgaaacctatcaggaggtttgtgaatttaccaaatcaggttatatgaagcaccatagcaaaaccaaagaaaggcataagggaaaattccagaaacttctattggaaaatcgaccacagcttgtcgtaaacactaaggatggggggaatcagaccaatactaaagaaaattggatcaaaaatctgtcagacagaagcctctcggagacagagaaggcagtattaaccaagggtctcaacttctcagtgactcctaaaactatacccacagtagactatatcacagcagctgaatcggccatcaggaacaataacctttctagaacagaggcaggggaccttcgtctgagaatatcggcccttctcagtagtgccaaaccaccaccgtccaatatcacgttaggtgagaggaaagcattagcggctctgcagaaagatgagagcatcaccatcttaccagctgataagggcagatgcacagtggttctcaacacattggactacgaaggaaaaataacaagtctaattagtgatgccaacacatatgagcaacttaaaagggacccatccagtaggtataagaaagaaatcatacactgtctccaaaagttagagaaggaagaactaattgacagacagatgtatcataggttataccctggggaggttacaccatgtatctatggccttccaaaaatccacaaggaagggtttcccctcagacccattgtctgtagcattgactctaccacgtacaatgtagcgaaatatgtaaaaacagtcttatccccattggtaggcaacactgatcatcatatagagaacacaaaagggtttgtggcgagcatcaaagacctcagattggagccagaggaaactttggtgtcttatgatgtgacttcacttttcacatctgtccccacctcagcagcagtctcggtggtgaggaagagactgctcgaggactcaactctgcatcggagaacaaaacttagtgctgaccacatctgccaattactggaaatttgccttaacaccacatattttcagtttagagggaaattctacagacaaattcatggttgtgctatgggctcaccagtctcacccatagtggcgaatctgtacatggaagagatggagaaacaggctctcacatccttctcagggacaaaaccaaggcactggtttagatacgtggatgacacctttgtcataatcaaaaaacaagaaattcagtctttcacagatcacatcaatgcggtggacaccaatatcaaatttactcgcgaggacactaaagaaaaccaactagccttcttagactgcaaggtaattataggaaaggacagacagctacttacagaggtctttagaaaggccacacacactgaccaatacctgctttttgaatcaaaccatccactacaacataaactaggggttattaggaccctccaacatagagcggaacaaataccaactagtgctgagggaaagaaaaaggagacacaacatgtccagagagcgctctcaacctgtgggtacccacggtgggcttttaacaaatgtcaaaagaagagagtagggaaagaaacccaaaagcccacagaagcaaaaaggagaggagtggtagtcccttatgtagcgggggtctccgaaaaactccagaggatcttatggcaacacaaaattcctacctatttcaaaccagtaaataccctgagacaaaaattggtgcatcctaaagacaaggctccaaaccagaaacagagcaatgtggtctattccatccactgtaaagatgaggaatgcaaagagcactacattggggaaactcagcaaatgctccaaaaaaggctttatcaacatcgcagggacaatgctagtggtcctcaatcagcagtacatctacacctgaaagctaccaatcactcttttcaggacagcgaggttaagattttggccaaagaaaacagatggtttgaaagaggagtaaaggaagctatttttgtcaaacaacagaacccatcattgaatcggaatggtggtttgaggtttaatttggaccctgtgttcagcaggttactgagaccaaaacccacagctcttagtcttgcaaatgaggtgaaggcagggccgagccagaacaatagatgctaa